The DNA sequence tcttccactcatcatttcactcttctttttcttccctatataaacaccttctcctctcattctaacacatcttccttcatccacctcatcttctttgtctctccatttcctttccatttttctcttcatactctagttttaagtttctgcatttttaagcaaagagaagaagagaagaagaagccatgaagcctcctagccgtcatcatccaccttgtgccgtgatagtgaagtcttgctttaaagattcaagatcaacgtctcaagctcttcatcatccactcccttcatggtgtaattctatctttttccttgtaatttcttttggttttctttgtttagatttgtagaactatgaattctagttaacaaataatgttaagggcaaagtttaaagcccgtttatatgttttgagataaagttgtgatttctatatgttgatttttatgttgcttatgtgggtttgtttaattaaatttgcatgatagaaaacttttgtattttaatcttatgtggttgcaaacacttagggttttgatataattggtgctaggtttaagaacatgaaatcgacttttcgttttgtgtaaacttgaatcaaagtagtaaaggttttgtgcaaagaccgaatttaattaaagaggattgcaattaggtggacttttccatactaaattgtacacttgagttgatagcctttctctatgtctaatgcgttgaacatgtcaagattgactagctttctagggcttgattgcatgtttgataggattaatctaggtgctttcgcttaggttaattagcattgaaaagtaaaatatgggaaatcatttgctttcgaatgtttcacatgatcaactcctctctcatgacatttaaaatcaactataggaattgtaattggatttcttgcatatggatgtggttttgatctttgttccttgcgatccacccttgtatatatgtttttacattttctttattttatttatcttaattttcaattctataattctcaaacccccctccctttttatttgttacttgtatatatttctattctttattttatttttgtaaataatactttattattttaattctttatttgtttatacaattgtatatatttatattctttattttatttttgtaaataatacttttctttatttgtttcacaattacaagtgtaccctcaatccccggatagaacgatccctacttacttatactactaacgatatttcagggttaaattatgcgcttcccaagagcGCGTCAGTCGACCGGCTGTCTCAATCGGGGCCGAGTGACGTTGGGGAGATCTGGTTTGGTGGTGATGAGGTATCTACCCTTGATCACTATTAGATCTGGTTCGATGGTCCCGTTGACACTGATGATGGATCTGGTCTTGATCCGTCGATTGATGGTGGTGGTAGCGTCCAAAGCGACGACCAACTTGATTCGTTTGGAGGTGGTAAGGCTTGGTGGCAGGGCTGTGTACATCCAAATGAGGAATCTAGGCGAGCTGCTGGCTTCATTTTCTGCTCCAGTTTCTCGTTCTCTTCCGACGTTGGTAATGGAGCAGTGGGCTGCCTTTGCTTCAAGACGGCGGAGTATCAGGTCTTCGATGGTGGAGGTGATACTTTGGCTGGAGGCGGCGATGGTTTCTGTTCGGAATCTGATCCCTATAGGGTGGCGATCCATgggggcggcggcggcggcttGGACGGCTGTGACGGAGTGCTTGGGGTTCCCTTAGCAATTTCGCCCTATTGGGCCAGCTGGGCCTGGGGCTGTTTGGAAGGTTTGTGGTATGGCTGGAAGTGGGTGGGCTGGGTCCTACACCTGCCGGCTTGGACTCTTTCTGCTAGGGATTGGATGTTGTGGGTCTCTATGGCCCATAGTGccgtttaatttttgtttgggtcgcaaaaaccagtgcCTTAGTTGGAATTTTATGTAAGCTTCGAGGTGtatctaggtttttgttagaataaaagtgCGTGAATTTaccaaaaggtgggtgtactagggATTTCTGGGATTTTATTCTGCTAGAATATGGTTCATGAGGTCAGAGACGGAACTAGAATTGAAAAACCGTATGGGCTGCAAATTGAAGTTAATTTTACATGAAAACTGCTATTAAAATTTAAACCGAAGTTTTTTAATTTAGAGCCATTTTCTTAATTGAAGTTAGATAAAAATTAGAAACTGAAAAATGGAGACAGAGACTAATTAAAATAAGAGGATGGGAGGAGATTTTTGACAGTATAAAGGCTACACTCTATATAAAACATGTACTTAAAATACTTTTTCCACAAACATGAGGTGGGCTGCAGCTCAACCCAGCCCCCCTCTAGTTCTTCGGTGTCTGCAtgaggttctaaggaacgattctttctgtcgaccccataggggtgtttcgtttttgtactgcttgctgaatattaatgaaagggctgacctattaccataaaaaaaaaaaaaagataaaactgAATAGTTCTacttctatatttatatatataaaagttgaAGCAAGCGGGGGGTTGCAAGTTCGTACGTGCCAAGACTTACCACAACTTTTAATATGTTAGCTGCTCATTTCCTTTTCGTTAATGCAATATTTTGTTAATtaatagggaaaatgatcatttacccgattttaggctaaaaattgcccacttgctccaccaactgttttttaaccccatttacccaaaacactctaagagattatttcccctttacccaattaattcttttttcttttttttttgagacttttttgccctctccttctttctcacttagagggagaactcaccttccaccttgctgtgctacggtgactagtggccggcGACCAGACTCCGgcaaccggtgaccggactcagGCCAACGATGACTGGACTCCGACGAACGGTGATCGGAttccgacgaccggtgaccggattccagaatccggctattattgccccccagtaatcatattactgccccccagtaatcatattattgccttcgaaaaatcatattattgacgcccagtgaattgtatgaactcccaaaaccaaaatgaatacactacaggaacaattgatcaatttataatcatattactgccccccagtaatcatattattgccccccaatacaaagtctaatgtttctactgcctcccaatagaccaccaaaaatgcacctttttgtaggattcacagataatttgactttaatacacagaaaacaacatgtaacttatcaaaacaccacactatagtgatccatgtccctcgtatcaaagtctactgggggccaataatgtgtctactgccccccagtagaccatcaaacaaacccgaCCCGAATTCCCACATCGGGACCAGCGCCTCCGGGTGCTTCAAGCACGAGTAGCAGCGACTGGGACGATGGGCTTGAGGTCGGCGAAGATTACGCCTAGGACATGCTTGCCGGCATCGATCTCGGAGAATAAGATGGTGGGCTTTGAGTGTGGGCTCGAGGTCGGCGAAGATTACGCCTGGGATATGCTTGCCGGCACCGATCtcggagaagaagatggtgggcTTTGACGGTGGGCTCGAGTTCGGCGAAGATTACGCCTGGGACATGCTTGCCGGCACCGATCTCGGAGAAGATGGTGCTGAAGGCGTCGTGGCTCAACATCTGGCAGTCCGGCTGGGGGGGgggaagggggagagagagagagagagagagaatcggtgagggggagagagagagagagagattaaaatgagggtaattatgtcagtagaagttagattgggtaaatggggtcaaaaaactcttagtggagcaagtgggcaatttttaggttaaaattgggtaagtggtcacggcccctaattAATATGTAGAACAGCTTTTAAAGAGAACATCATTTGAATTTAATTAGGAAAGGTGAGAACCTCCTCTCCTTAATTGGCGTGCATATATGCAATCCACTCTACCTAAATAATcagaactatatatatatatatatatatatatatatatatatatatattacaccaGCTTCTTTTCGAGAATTTAGTCATTCTTACAGAAAGTCATCTCCAACAATATTGTTTCCCACTGGATTAATTACAATCACTATCGTTTTAGATTATCCAATGGACTACATATGTATCATTATACAATATATGTAGCCATGCATAGAGGTAAGTGACATCCCCACCTTGTGCAAATTTCTGTTTCTAAATTCATTTCATATATAATAGAAATTATTTGTTCCTCATGATAATAGAGGAATTTGGTTTACATGTACGTAGAGGGGGTCGAAATCCCTGATTAATCAAGCATTATACATTAATGCATACAAATAGTCCAAGAGTATGATTAACCCCATGTGCCTAGCTCATAAAGTAGGATGAGATCGAAGTCCATCAATCTTGGAAGTTATTTCAAATCTACCGTAATTAATCATCAGAGAAGTAGGTGGCTATATAGGTGCAACAAAATAGTGTGTACAGTACTAGTATCCTTAATTTTATTATGCACCGCCCCTTAATTTGAGGCACGGGGATTATGTATCCCGGCGGTCCAAGCACCAGCAGTAGAAATCAGACCTGGAAATGTCCAACATTTGTTCAGGGCTCATCCTTTCAAGCTCGTTTTGCCGCCACGATGCAAAATTATTTCGGTTTTGCGGATCAGTAGCAAGTGGATAGGGCTCTATCTTGTGAACTTGGGATCTCATTCGCATGTAAAGCTTCATTGTTGCAACACAATCCTCAAAAGGGTCTTGAATCCCACTTTGAATGTCATACCTACATGTATGATGTATTATGTAAAAATTAATTCCATTACTTAACTACtcatacaaaaaataataataataataataataataataataataataataataataataataataataataataataaaataataaaaaattgaaactcCATTAGTACCCGAGATATGCTTGTGTTAGATACTTGAGTGAGTTGCTGAGCTTGCTTGTTTTCATCAGTGGAGGATATTTTGCAGTATCCCTATATATAGTCACATAAAATTggaatattaattaattaaaacacattgaaatattattggaaattattctacaTTAGATAGCCTCAAACGAAATTATCCTAAAATACCTACCTGATCATGAGTGCTGGGTATTCAATTTGCAGAGAGTCGAGATCATGATCCAAACCATGACCCACAAGAATTCTAGCTTTTCCGGCTCTAGGTCGAATCTTCCACATTGGTTCCCCATTGCACAAAAAGTCTTGTAGCTTCTTTTGCACTTGCCTCTGTGGCATTGCGTCCCTCAAGTATTCAGGACGAATCCCAGTTGTTTCATACCTGAATTTTTAAGTAGAACAAAATTAACTATCAATAGGGATGGTTGAGAGCATTTCTTGCTAGGTATACTGGCATGTATATGTATTAGAAGTTGTGAGTATGATCTGTTCCATACGAATACCTATAGTTTGTGACTGGCATTGGTGGCTTGACATAAGTGTGGAAGATGATGTTATCATATTCATCAGTGAGACAAACCCTACCGCAGAGATCTAGGGAGCCATCACTTCCCCCACCAACCATCTTGCAAGCAAGGGCAACAGTTTGACCACTACTGCCTCTTGTGTAGTTACCATGATCCAGATTGTCACGAATGCCCAAGTTACTAAACCGACCAATTAATCCCTGCATATATGTAACAAATTTAATTGTTATACTGTTAATTAATAGAAAGAAATTGTATCTCACACTTAAGCTAGCTAAGTTGATGGGATGAGGACTAATTAACACGTACAGTGACGCCGGAGAGCTGGCATCTGTCCTGGTGAAGCCTGAGAGTATAAGGGCTATCAAAGACAGATAAGCAGAATTTGCACCCTCTGCTGCTAAATATGTTCTTGCATTCTTGTTTTGGCAATGGCCCtagtttaaaaaataaaataaaaaaaccaataGTTAATATACTGATTAATCTCACAGTCCAGTTAATACCAAGTGTTTATCTATAAAGTTTGTAATTAGAGAAAACTTTGTATACCTATGACATGTTCCCTGAGAGATTCAAAGGATCTGCAGTGCTTCTTACAGATTCCGCACGACGGTTCATGAGAAGAGTGGTATGAGGTTCTCATGTGCTCCACCAGGTGCTCGATCTTGTTGAACTGCCTGAAGCATGCAGCACACTTGTTCCTGAAAATCAATTGCAACATAGTTTAGCATATGGCGATTCTAGAATCCGATTAGTGATCGGATCATACTCTAGAAAAGAGACTAATAATTGAGAATCAACCTCAGAGTTTCAGATGATTCAGGTCTGCTATAGTCCATGTTGGTTGGACAGTAGTAATTAACTTCTTGTGTTACTCAAAAGGAAAGCTAGCTATGAGTAGTGAGGAGTGAGGACTGGAGGTGGAAGCCTGGAAGGTATTTATAGGCGTAAAAGAGAACAGCTTCCGCGAGTTGAGTACGTGTAGGGATGATTCCTTAATCAGTAAAAGGTAATTATATAATGTAGTAgccttgttttgttttggaagaGTACTAAGTTTTCTAGCTTTTTTTACCTTCCTTAAGATTTAAGTACATTCGTAGTAATCCAAAAGCTAGCTTGGGGCCCGCCATATTCAAACCAGAATATTTCTCCAGCTAGAATTGCTACCATGCaagttgacaaaaaaaaaaaaagaattgctaCCATGCTCCCCCTGTGGTTCACCTCAGAGCTTTCAGAATGGCGCTACCATTTGGAGAAAATATTCTACTAGAAATGCGTACAATGGGAAAAATAAATCCCAAGGCATATTTACCCTTTTGTAGTGATGAAGTTTTCACCCATGAAACCATTGAGGTAATATTTACAGGAAAGTGATAAAAATGCCTCATTTATGCAGTAAGGTCGAGCATCATCAATCAGATCAGATTAACCTTTCACATTTCATCTCTTCGTATATATATTCCAGTCAACTAGGTTATGTTTGTCGGGTTTCCTTTGCATCTGTTAGAACTGATCGAGAGGTCGTACAAGTTGAGATATTGGTAAATAGATAATGTCCGTCAGTGGGAACTTTTTCTGTCATATAAAGTGCGAAGTGGCCTGATAAGACAAGGTTAATCTTTTTTACTTTCGGCAAAAGAATGGTTCATTAACGTCCGTAGCTGCAGATAAGGTTTTCGACCTGCAGTAGTGCAGCTGGGTGTTGTGTAATAATCTAGCAACCCCAATGTTATTATGTATATACATGCATACTTTAATTTGGAGTTTAGAGGTTTGAGTTACAAGTCATAATAAAGCATCTAGAAATTTTAGGGTTTAAAGTCTAGGGCGAGAGACTTGTGGTTTAtaatttaggttttttttttttgtgctttatTTTTGTTCTCATGGTACTAGACTAGCTAGTGCATGCAGAGGTTATTGACTTTATTAGGAACCTGGGCGAATGTCTGCAAAAGACTCTCTTTTGACCAGGAAAGAGTCCCCACTAGATTCTTCATTCGTGCTTTGAAGATTCCCCAAAGACTAAAAGATGTCATCACTATTTAAAATCTGGGAGAGATTCGATCTGGTCCACTGATCGATCCAAAATGCAGATAGCATTCTAATTAATGCTTGCATGGAATTCCTTGACCATCACCTACCATCAGGTGATCAGGCACttacgtctctctctctctcgccatttatttatttattattattattattttgctgAAACGTACGGCTTTGTTTTGCTGAAACGGGATGAGGGATGAACTCCCTAGcacctcaaaatttatttaaaaagaGGAAAATTACAAGGCAGGGGAAGTAAGCCAAGACCTGACAAAACTAAAGAAACAGAATAGCTAGaaactagaaagaaaaaattgaaatttcagaAGACCAAAACGGTCCTAATCACAAAGTGAAGCAATGAAAAAGTGAGCTATTTCCACCACATGCACGAAACCAATAGTCAACGTTCCATAGTTAGCCAACACATCAGCAACATGATTCCCTTCATGAAATGAGAGGAGCGGAAATGTATTTGAGAAATACGAAACAAACAATTATTCCATTGAACCCGGAGTTGTCATTGCCAAGGCACTAAAGTAGAAGACTGAATAAAATCAAGAATAAGAGGAGTCAACGGCCAACATGCTTCCAATCTCTAACCCAAAGTATTTCAATAAATCTTTGATCATCGTCAAGGCACTAAGaactgttaaacagcgacaagcgtggcccgtgtcccaccattgtaccgatactgtcccaacttaaccacccaataagtgttgggttttaatcacaaaaggccttgGTACAATttggtgagatccacccacttataagttatattttatttatcacttttccaatgtgggatctttcctctccaacacgccccctcacgtgcaacctagctctaggtatgcacgtggaattaattgacaaacccgattccacattggaaatagggtcacaagtcccacatttgagacttgaccaatcacataacaatccaaggcccacatcggacacttggcaataatccaatcggaaacttctgatggccaatttaatgaacccaaactaggtccatgattggagagaagattggtgaatcaattaatgaatgaactCATATCCAGGTCCATGATGACGAagcaattggagagagacctgctctgataccatgttaaacagcgacaagcgtggcccgtggcccgtggcccaccattgtaccgatactgtcccaacttaaccacccaataggtgttgggttttaatcacaaaaggcctcggtacaattgggtgagatccacccacttataagttatattttatttatcacttttccaatgtgggatctttcctctccaacaagaACATGACCTTTATATGACGCAGTccgattgataactaggtttaccagcaataaacctaagcaaaagattttggagtccaccagaaataaaagagaaaatctctattttattgattaaaagatAAAAGATGCGTTATGCAgccgcataaataagagaaaaataccCTAGAGCGACTAAcatcgaaaccctaaagcccatggataaaaacgaaaacaacccaaaaataactaggaaaaccaaaaacggataaaatagaaaaatgcagttttgaggccctaaacgacctcgaaagcccgaaaaatgctACAGCTCATGACAAAGCTACGACTcttgtttctggcgcgattccctttccggaaaggtaaggtgcGTCCCCATCGGACTCCGGAAGCCCATTTCACGTCCACTAgtcacttttcttttttctcctttagcacgatccaattgttcttcaaattggACTGCCATCTGTTCTGCATCAGTTATTCCATTGAACCCGGAGTTGTCATTGCCAAGGCACTAAAGTAGAAGACTGAATAAAATCAAGAATAAGAGGAGTCAACGGCCAACATGCTTCCAATCTCTAACCCAAAGTATTTCAATAAATCTTTGATCATCGTCAAGGCACTAAGAACATGACCTTTATAACTCTGAAAAATAGCACCATACCCACCACGACCCGATTCTCTCTTGCCCATTTCTCTCTCCATCTTTAATTCGAATGTCAAACCATTGAAACAAACCCGTGACTGCCAAATTGTAATTGTTGCATACGAGCAACAAGCTTCAAAGTATATCCATTCTGCAGGTTTTATGAAAATGACGACATAATAAAGttattcaattattcaaaacCAGCAACTACATTGATTAGGGTTCTATTCATGCAAAAACTAGAGCAAACTGAGAAAATGACGTCGGATGAAACTGAAATATTTTTATGATGATGAACGTTTAGTCGTTAATTTTTTACGATTTGGCTAGCTAATTTTGGCGAAAATGATACGTGAAAGAAATCGTCAATTTGATTTGGTTTCACTTGATCATTCGTGGGATGAGGATCATAGCTAGACAGGAGCGAGCGGATTTATATACATAAACAGACCTAGAGAGATATGATCATGCATGATATTAGGCCATAACTGATAACATAGAGGTCGACCAACTTGCTGTTTATTCATGTATCTATATAGTATATATAACGCAATTAATGCATCCACTTTATTTCAGAACATAGTCAAACCCGATCCGATCCAAGCCAGCCAAAAGGAGATCGATGAAGCTTGCTTTGGTAAAGCTAAAGATGAATTGATTGAATGCTTTTCTTCTGAATCCTCTGACCAAAGAAGGAATATACATACATGCTTTCTGTCCAATTATTTTCTGTCACATCACACGTGGACACGTAAAAATGCATGCAGAACAATTCTATTCACACATTTTCGATATCattttgatttttccttttaatttttaatttttttaatttgttttgttggAGAGTTGTGAGCTAATAAGGAAATCTTCATAGCTAGCCTCAACAAAACCCATATTacaattttaaatcataaaagATTGATTAATCACTCTTCGCTTGTTTCACGTACACTTTGTGTCTAAAATTATGAATCATTTGATAAAATGAATTGCTTGCGGAAAGCTTCTGGGATTGCGACCCCTACTACAAATTTCTCCAAAGCACACTGATTTGAATTAGTCCCTATTGGGACAAAGCACACTGATAACAGTGGCTAAAGACATTACCCACTATGCAGCCACTAATGAGCTAACAGTCCCCTCTATTGCAGGTGCTATTGGGACAATCCATACTGATAAAACATCCGTGGCATCCCAAAACCCAATGCAGCAAGATACATTTTTCTTTCCCACTGTTACTGAATTAGTGTATTATCAATGCCACCAATATCAGTGGCAAAATTGggagtatatatataaaaaataacaatTTGATCTAGCTACAACCACATATCTCAAAAATGTATCGTACAATTCATatacaatttcaaataaaatacaacatCAAAACACTTAAATATCTTCATGTTACTCTCCATGGCTGCATCTCTGCTTACCTCCAGCAAGTTTTCTATGGTTTCTGTCAATCTCGTAACTTTTCTGAGAATGTTGCAATCCCACCCTGAGATACAAAAATTAGATTCTAGTTTAATATCCTGGATGTTAGTACTGAAATTGAAATATCTCTTCTACTTCACTGTAAAATACTAATTTCAAGATTTGAAAATAGCAAATATTGCATTGATTTAGCTTAAAGAAGTACCCATACTTAAATTCGATGCAAAAAACTGAAGATATTGTCTTTAATAAGATATGTAAACTGACACAAGACAGAATTAATTGACAGAAGTGAAATGAAATAAAGCCTAGACTAATAATACCTTTTTGGAAGAATAAAATTTGTGGAGTGGCTTTAGAATTCTTGGTCAGACTTGATATTGCCACTGACAGCCACTGAAGGTAGAGATGTCATAATTGAGAAATATGGGAGGAACACAATCGTCTAGAGAGAAGGCATCAGGGAACTTGGGGGATGAAGTGTAGAACCTGCTGAAATAAGAAAGAATAGATTAAGATATACATTTAATTTAATGAAAGCATTAGTACACATAATGAAATCATATCATTATTGACATTACACTTCATGAAAAGCAATTAAGTCAAAAGTAAATATGGAAAGACATTCTTCAAGTATTCATTTATAACAATAGTCCATCATCTAAAAAGAAAATGGCAGTATCAAATATGGATTATTGACACTAGCAGATAGTAACGTAACAAAACTATACCACACCATCAGATCAACCATTTTATAAATAAGTAAAATTTTATCAGGTGGACTGTACTGTTTAAATGGATTAAGAATTATAAGTGTAAAGGCAAATCTCATGGTCCGGACCATCTAGAATGCAGTCCCCTGCAAAACTTGAATTTCATTCATTTTGGAAGTTATCTGGAAAAAGGCACAGCAAATACTATTAGgagaaaaacttcaaaatgatTGTGAAAACTATAGAATGGCAAGGAGGAACATAAAACATTATTTCAACAGGTAGTACCGTATAAGTACAAGTATGGTACCATATAGTAATCATAGAGAATGACATGGAGCTAGAATGGCATAGCAAATACAATAAGCATTGCACTTACAGTGTAGCAGACGAAGAGTTTCACAAAATATGCAAGTATTGCAAGTGAATCCCAAAATTTCCAGCTCTAGTGTTTGAA is a window from the Rosa chinensis cultivar Old Blush chromosome 2, RchiOBHm-V2, whole genome shotgun sequence genome containing:
- the LOC112185271 gene encoding RNA exonuclease 4; the protein is MDYSRPESSETLRNKCAACFRQFNKIEHLVEHMRTSYHSSHEPSCGICKKHCRSFESLREHVIGPLPKQECKNIFSSRGCKFCLSVFDSPYTLRLHQDRCQLSGVTGLIGRFSNLGIRDNLDHGNYTRGSSGQTVALACKMVGGGSDGSLDLCGRVCLTDEYDNIIFHTYVKPPMPVTNYRYETTGIRPEYLRDAMPQRQVQKKLQDFLCNGEPMWKIRPRAGKARILVGHGLDHDLDSLQIEYPALMIRDTAKYPPLMKTSKLSNSLKYLTQAYLGYDIQSGIQDPFEDCVATMKLYMRMRSQVHKIEPYPLATDPQNRNNFASWRQNELERMSPEQMLDISRSDFYCWCLDRRDT